In Spinacia oleracea cultivar Varoflay chromosome 5, BTI_SOV_V1, whole genome shotgun sequence, a single window of DNA contains:
- the LOC110802686 gene encoding 40S ribosomal protein S17: MGRVRTKTVKKSSRQVIEKYYSKMTLDFHTNKKVLEEVAIIPSKRLRNKIAGFSTHLMKRIQKGPVRGISLKLQEEERERRMDFVPDESAIKIDHIEVDKETIDMLASLGMADLPGVVQMVAEPAPVVAAAGGFGRGAGGARRY, encoded by the coding sequence ATGGGTCGAGTTCGCACAAAAACTGTGAAGAAATCCTCACGCCAAGTGATCGAGAAGTACTACTCAAAGATGACATTGGATTTCCACACCAACAAGAAGGTTCTAGAAGAGGTGGCCATTATCCCATCAAAGAGGCTGCGCAACAAGATCGCAGGATTCTCCACCCATCTCATGAAACGAATCCAGAAGGGCCCAGTTCGTGGGATCTCGCTGAAGTTGcaggaagaagagagagaaagacgcATGGACTTCGTACCTGATGAATCCGCCATTAAAATCGATCACATTGAGGTTGATAAGGAAACCATTGATATGCTTGCTTCTCTTGGCATGGCTGATTTGCCCGGTGTTGTTCAGATGGTTGCTGAGCCTGCCCCTGTTGTTGCTGCCGCTGGTGGTTTCGGACGTGGTGCTGGTGGTGCCAGGAGGTACTGA